The proteins below come from a single Ptychodera flava strain L36383 chromosome 6, AS_Pfla_20210202, whole genome shotgun sequence genomic window:
- the LOC139135997 gene encoding plexin-B1-like — protein sequence MCESEWWPYGTSNKCDFPTITDVFPISGPHEGRTQMIIMGTDLGTRTSDIRSVTVAHTPCTLHSNTYEVSKRFECITGASLPNESGAIVVQVRANDGTIQTATYRQRFTYRDPDVVDFTPKIGPKSGGTSVSIIGNYVNAGRSIEAYFGVSPCHIDTMEGVINETHLLCTTTMTNATNSAKLSMYFDEAERLAPDYKTFVFTNDPYVSSFYPTTSMISGGREINVTGQYFTSIQKPKMFVNTGKLFVSVDF from the exons ATGTGCGAGTCAGAGTGGTGGCCTTATGGGACTTCGAACAAATGTGACTTCCCGACGATTACTGAC GTCTTTCCTATCTCAGGACCACATGAAGGCAGAACACAAATGATAATCATGGGTACAGATTTAGGTACACGTACTTCTGATATAAGAAGTGTGACTGTGGCACACACACCTTGTACCCTGCATAGCAATACATATGAAGTATCAAAAAG ATTTGAATGCATCACCGGGGCCTCTTTGCCAAATGAATCAGGAGCCATTGTGGTACAGGTCCGAGCTAATGATGGAACCATACAAACGGCAACATATCGACAGCGATTTACATATAGA GATCCTGACGTTGTAGACTTCACGCCAAAGATCGGGCCAAAATCTGGAGGAACAAGTGTTAGCATTATTGGGAATTATGTGAATGCTGGTCGGAGCATCGAAGCATACTTTGGTGTATCGCCTTGTCACATAGACAC GATGGAGGGCGTTATTAATGAAACCCATCTTCTGTGCACAACAACCATGACGAATGCCACAAATTCTGCAAAACTGTCGATGTATTTTGATGAAGCTGAACGTCTCGCACCTGATTACAAGACATTCGTCTTCACAAATGACCCATACGTGAGTTCATTTTATCCTACGACAAGCATGATCAG TGGTGGACGTGAGATCAATGTCACTGGTCAATACTTCACATCGATACAGAAGCCCAAAATGTTTGTCAACACTGGAAAGCTGTTTGTTTCT GTTGATTTTTAG